ACACAGAGGAATTCAAAATCAATGCAGTAAAATACTGGAATGATCATCAGGATTTAGGCATCGGAAAGTGCGCAAAGAACTTAGGAATCAGTAAAAGTGCTCTTTCTAATTGGGGGAAAGCCTATACAATTAATGACGGCACGATCCCTACAAGAGGGCGTGGTAATTTCGAAAGCGACGATGCTAAGGAAATAGCTAGACTACGTAAAGAGTTACGTGATACTCAAGATGCACTTGATATATTAAAAAAAGCAATCGGAATACTGGGAAAATGACCGAAGCTCTGTTTCTGGAAGCTGCTATAAAAGAAGAGCAGCTTCTAGAGCAGGGAAAACGCCGGCTGAATGTCTCTGGTGTGCTGAAAATATTAGGCGTTTCAAGAAGCGGATATCTGAGCTGGAAAAAACGGCTTCCATCTAAAAGAGAGAAAAGAAAACGTATCATTAAAGAGCGGATTATCGATATCTATAAGGACTCCCATCAAAATTATGGTGCGCCAAAGATAACCGAATGTTTAAGGAAAGAAGGAGAAATCATTGCTGAAAAAACCGTAGGTAATTACATGCGTGAGCTTGGAATAAAAGCGCAGTACGTAAAACCTTATACAGTGACAACAATAAATTCAGATTTCAGCAATGAGTTAAAAAATATACTAGAGGAGCAATTTAATCCCCAAAAACCGGATGCTGTTTGGTGTTCAGATATTACATATATTTGGACATATGAAGGCTTTGTATATCTTACTAGTATCATGGATCTATATTCTCGAAAAATAATTGCTTGGACCTTGAGCAATACACTGGAAGCCAGATGGGTAATTGAGACAGTAAATAAGGCTAAAAAAGCGAGAAATGTAAGTGCCCCGTTAATCTTACATAGTGATCGAGGTATACAGTATGTAAGCACCGAATATATAAAAGCAACAATAGGCATATGCCGAAGTTACTCTAAAAAGGCATATCCGTGGGATAATGCGTGCATAGAAGCCTTTCATGCATTAATAAAAAGAGAATGGTTGAATCGATTTAAGATATACGATTATAACCAAGCATATCGTCTGGTATTCCAGTATATTGATACCTTTTACAATACAATTAGAATACACAGCCATTGTGGATATCTTTCACCTAATGAATACGAATCCAGTTACTGGGATAAACTGAATAAAATGGAACGAAAGG
The nucleotide sequence above comes from Variimorphobacter saccharofermentans. Encoded proteins:
- a CDS encoding IS3 family transposase, which produces MTEALFLEAAIKEEQLLEQGKRRLNVSGVLKILGVSRSGYLSWKKRLPSKREKRKRIIKERIIDIYKDSHQNYGAPKITECLRKEGEIIAEKTVGNYMRELGIKAQYVKPYTVTTINSDFSNELKNILEEQFNPQKPDAVWCSDITYIWTYEGFVYLTSIMDLYSRKIIAWTLSNTLEARWVIETVNKAKKARNVSAPLILHSDRGIQYVSTEYIKATIGICRSYSKKAYPWDNACIEAFHALIKREWLNRFKIYDYNQAYRLVFQYIDTFYNTIRIHSHCGYLSPNEYESSYWDKLNKMERKEARYEAC
- a CDS encoding transposase, encoding MAIQYTEEFKINAVKYWNDHQDLGIGKCAKNLGISKSALSNWGKAYTINDGTIPTRGRGNFESDDAKEIARLRKELRDTQDALDILKKAIGILGK